The Leptodactylus fuscus isolate aLepFus1 chromosome 3, aLepFus1.hap2, whole genome shotgun sequence genome has a segment encoding these proteins:
- the LOC142197234 gene encoding regulator of microtubule dynamics protein 2-like encodes MSNIVQSENRSLLLGVLSGAAGVSIALLCWRRYGKNGYLLRLPENWSLATHNQVQDQGAVMVLQNRQLQILEKLGNVLKSVEELREEVKFLKETIPKLEEQIKDELRGKNDGRKVSPQHRSLKRKKSETSKASCEYPSSEEVESEGGYITAQTDTEVESEDEPGVGIVRAQTAKLNKEEAELHCLLQQADTSHKGSEAEKQEGFRMLLNKQEKYGNKVEFLWRLARAYSDMFYLTNDVEEKKSYAADGKSVAGKAVELDEKSAGSHRWYAIMCGYMSEFENVQNKIKNGYLFKEHLDKAIELHPEDPLQYYLLGRWCYAVSQLSWIERKVAATLFGNPPTATIQEALQNFLKAEEMHPGYSKYNYVFLAKCYKDLGQKALALKYCDEASALPSVTKEDSDAQKDLEALTVSLRQ; translated from the exons ATGAGCAATATTGTTCAATCCGAGAACAGGAGCTTGCTTTTAGGAGTCCTCTCGGGAGCTGCTGGGGTTAGCATTGCCTTGTTGTGCTGGAGAAGATATGGAAAAAATGGCTATCTTCTCAGATTGCCTGAGAACTGGTCGCTTGCCACACATAACCAAGTTCAGGACCAGGGTGCTGTCATGGTCCTTCAGAATCGTCAGCTTCAAATCCTTGAGAAACTTGGAAACGTATTGAAAAGTGTTGAGGAACTCAGGGAGGAGGTCAAATTTCTGAAGGAAACCATTCCTAAATTAGAAGAACAAATTAAGGATGAGCTAAGAGGGAAGAATGATGGGAGGAAGGTCAGTCCCCAGCACAGAAGTCTTAAAAGAAAGAAAAGTGAGACCTCAAAGGCCTCATGTGAATACCCGAGTTCTGAGGAAGTTGAAAGTGAAGGCGG ATACATCACTGCCCAGACTGACACAGAAGTAGAGTCAGAGGATGAGCCTGGAGTGGGGATTGTCCGAGCACAGACTGCTAAACTCAACAAAGAGGAAGCTGAACTACATTGTCTTCTCCAGCAAGCAGATACCAGCCACAAAGGCTCCGAGGCAGAGAAGCAGGAGGGGTTCAGGATGTTACTTAACAAGCAGGAGAAG tatgGGAATAAGGTTGAATTCCTTTGGAGACTGGCCCGGGCATACAGCGACATGTTTTATCTGACAAATGACGTAGAAGAAAAGAAGAGCTATGCCGCTGACG gcaaAAGCGTTGCTGGAAAAGCTGTGGAATTAGATGAGAAGAGCGCTGGCAGTCACAGATG GTATGCAATTATGTGTGGATACATGTCCGAATTTGAGAATGTACAGAATAAAATCAAGAACGGCTATCTCTTCAAG GAGCATTTGGACAAAGCAATAGAACTCCATCCAGAAGACCCTCttcaatactacctcctaggcaGATGGTGCTATGCT GTATCTCAGCTGTCCTGGATTGAGAGAAAGGTTGCTGCTACTCTTTTTGGAAATCCTCCCACTGCAACAATCCAAGAAGCCTTGCAGAATTTTCTTAAG GCTGAAGAAATGCACCCTGGCTACTCCAAATACAACTACGTGTTTCTGGCAAAG TGCTACAAGGACCTAGGACAGAAAGCTCTTGCACTGAAATACTGCGATGAAGCATCAGCTTTGCCATCAGTCACTAAAGAG